The following coding sequences lie in one Zingiber officinale cultivar Zhangliang chromosome 2B, Zo_v1.1, whole genome shotgun sequence genomic window:
- the LOC122045417 gene encoding NAC domain-containing protein 83-like, whose protein sequence is MERGVTSVVRLPPGFRFHPTDEELVVQYLKRKVFSCPLPASIIPDVILARFDPWDLPGGCEEERYFFSLKEAKYPNGNRSNRAARSGYWKATGKDKAIKSPAAGVGQVVGMKKVLVFYRGKPPAGAKTDWVMHEYRLAEPGSRACLFPQRKNSTHSCAMPTGDWVLCRIFKKKRATDTDAEAEGDEAVANHKGMMRFIDFMGERDRDGRHHLPAAACASNSSCLTELSDGCSSSSSGGEESSSRKLPLG, encoded by the exons ATGGAGAGGGGGGTGACAAGCGTCGTGAGGCTGCCGCCTGGGTTCAGGTTCCACCCGACGGACGAAGAGCTGGTGGTTCAGTACCTCAAGAGGAAGGTCTTCTCCTGTCCATTGCCGGCCTCGATCATCCCCGACGTCATTCTCGCCAGATTTGACCCTTGGGATTTGCCAG GCGGGTGCGAAGAGGAGAGATACTTTTTCAGTCTGAAGGAGGCCAAGTACCCGAACGGGAACCGGTCGAACAGGGCCGCCAGGTCGGGGTACTGGAAGGCCACCGGGAAGGACAAGGCGATCAAGTCGCCCGCCGCCGGCGTCGGCCAGGTGGTGGGGATGAAGAAGGTGCTGGTCTTTTACCGAGGGAAGCCGCCCGCCGGAGCCAAGACCGATTGGGTCATGCACGAGTACAGGCTGGCCGAGCCCGGGAGCCGGGCCTGCCTCTTCCCCCAAAGAAAGAACTCGACTCAT AGCTGCGCGATGCCGACCGGAGACTGGGTGCTCTGTCgcatttttaagaagaaaagagcTACCGACACGGACGCGGAGGCCGAAGGAGACGAGGCAGTCGCCAATCACAAGGGGATGATGAGGTTCATCGACTTCATGGGGGAAAGGGATAGAGATGGAAGGCACCACCTTCCTGCGGCGGCCTGCGCGTCCAATTCCAGCTGCCTCACCGAGCTCTCCGACGggtgcagcagcagcagcagcggcGGGGAGGAAAGTAGTTCCCGGAAACTGCCACTCGGTTAG